Proteins from a genomic interval of Desulfitibacter alkalitolerans DSM 16504:
- a CDS encoding L7Ae/L30e/S12e/Gadd45 family ribosomal protein — MNENQVYNYLGIAQRAGKIVSGENTLLSKGNFHKYTLLIIAQDASQAVKKKFLSKAINNNIDYLLFGNKENLGIAIGKSPRTVLALTDKNISQKIKELIGGEVL; from the coding sequence ATGAATGAAAATCAAGTATATAATTATTTAGGAATTGCCCAAAGGGCTGGCAAAATTGTTTCTGGAGAAAACACTTTACTAAGCAAGGGTAATTTTCATAAGTATACCCTTTTGATTATTGCTCAAGATGCTTCCCAGGCAGTTAAGAAAAAATTTCTCAGTAAAGCTATTAATAACAATATTGACTACCTATTATTTGGCAATAAAGAAAACCTAGGAATAGCTATCGGTAAATCTCCTAGAACAGTTTTGGCGTTAACTGACAAAAACATATCGCAAAAAATTAAGGAACTGATAGGAGGCGAGGTATTATAG
- a CDS encoding PolC-type DNA polymerase III gives MSTLHQSDMDISKLNKKQIIGELLKMCKIRTVEVSNRECCWTIHVEITRLLEYAHLEALASALMDCSHALKKVNIVPYYNLSKYDFKTMGKEDLDLIRENLCWFFPDIKIWLMNATLRLKDAVLYIQLPGKMGVNILSKGGYEELICQCMKVNFYFDIDVKIIIEEKREQHDDNLLEKYIQKIHDANKKITNLPQEKVIEKNNNAVSTNVIFGKPSKNCSHLAIARLGADHQKRVAISGEVFSMESIKLKNGNIMFSFNISDKTDSITVKVFERDDIKLNFPIKSGMSVKVIGDLQFDRYSGEQIIIAKYIEKSSKQTRMDCANKKRIELHLHTKFSSMDGLVDVEACIERAAMWGHKAIAITDHGVVQAFPNAFAAGKKHGVKIIYGLEGYLIKNQDVKSSSRYHIIVLAKNRQGLENLYRLVSLSHLEYFYRRPLIPQSILQEYREGLLLGTACEAGELIQSYIKGTKVEELIDIASFYDFLEIQPRANNAFLIENGTIKSENDLVDMNKTILQLGKNLNKPVVATGDVHFLDKHDEVFRRILMAGQGYKDDNQAPLYFRTTQEMLDEFSYLGEQDAEAVVIDNPHIISDMVEELSPIPTGFFPPKIAGAEEEIRDMTWRRAKELYGDPLPGIVTERINKELDSIISNGYSVLYLISHKLVKKSNDDGFLVGSRGSVGSSLVATLTGITEVNPLAPHYICDYCKYNEFITDGSVGCGADLSEKACPKCNNTLRTDGHQIPFEVFMGFKGDKVPDIDLNFSGEYQPNAHKYTEELFGSDKVFRAGTIATVAEKTSFGFVKKYIEENGVKCRAAERDRLIKNCTGVKRTTGQHPGGLMIVPHDKDIHAFTPIQRPADDTKTNTITTHFDYHSIHDCLVKLDILGHDDPTVIKLLEDFTGVDAKKIPLNDKETMGIFSGVGPLNLRDEKLLNTSIGTIGIPEFGTKFVRGMLEETKPSTFAELVRISGLSHGTDVWLNNAQELIKKKITTLNETIACRDDIMVYLIEKGLPSLEAFKIMEDVRKGKGLKQEYKELMLANKVPDWYIDSCEKIKYMFPKAHAVAYVTMAFRIAYFKVKYPEAFYAAFFSVRGDDFDAELICQGEDKVISKMQEIESLGNDATAKEKGQYNILEVALEMYLRGIKPKMINLWDSDSFRFKIANGQLLCPFISLQGLGEIAAKKIVETRESGEITSVEDLQNKAKLTKNVVQVLKENGILEGLPEKNQLTLF, from the coding sequence ATGTCTACTTTACATCAATCTGATATGGACATAAGCAAGCTTAATAAAAAGCAGATTATTGGAGAACTTTTAAAGATGTGTAAGATTCGTACGGTGGAGGTCAGCAATAGGGAATGCTGTTGGACTATTCATGTTGAAATTACTCGCCTATTGGAGTATGCACACCTTGAAGCCCTGGCAAGTGCGTTGATGGATTGCAGCCATGCCTTAAAGAAAGTCAATATTGTTCCCTATTATAACCTATCTAAATATGATTTTAAAACCATGGGTAAGGAAGATTTAGATTTAATAAGGGAGAACTTATGCTGGTTTTTTCCAGACATCAAAATCTGGCTCATGAATGCAACCTTGAGACTTAAGGATGCAGTTCTATATATCCAACTCCCTGGTAAAATGGGAGTTAATATTTTGTCCAAGGGTGGTTATGAAGAATTAATTTGTCAATGCATGAAAGTCAATTTTTATTTTGATATAGATGTGAAAATTATCATAGAAGAAAAGCGGGAACAGCATGATGACAATCTTCTAGAAAAGTACATCCAAAAAATACATGATGCTAATAAAAAAATTACAAACCTGCCTCAAGAGAAGGTTATTGAGAAAAATAACAATGCAGTCAGTACTAACGTTATTTTTGGAAAGCCTTCAAAAAACTGCAGTCACCTTGCCATAGCACGTTTAGGAGCGGATCATCAAAAACGGGTAGCAATCTCAGGTGAAGTTTTTTCCATGGAATCAATTAAATTAAAAAATGGTAATATCATGTTTTCCTTTAATATTTCCGATAAAACAGATTCCATCACTGTTAAGGTATTTGAACGTGATGACATAAAGTTGAATTTTCCTATCAAGAGTGGAATGAGCGTGAAGGTGATTGGTGATTTACAATTTGACAGATATTCTGGTGAACAGATAATAATTGCAAAATATATTGAAAAATCTTCAAAACAAACAAGGATGGATTGCGCAAACAAAAAAAGAATTGAACTCCATTTACATACAAAATTCAGCTCAATGGACGGTCTGGTTGATGTAGAAGCATGTATTGAAAGAGCAGCCATGTGGGGCCATAAAGCTATAGCCATAACAGACCATGGTGTAGTGCAGGCTTTTCCAAATGCCTTTGCAGCCGGTAAAAAACATGGGGTAAAAATCATTTATGGTCTAGAAGGATATTTGATAAAAAATCAAGATGTTAAAAGCTCTTCAAGGTACCATATTATTGTTCTGGCCAAAAACAGGCAGGGTCTGGAAAATCTTTATCGGTTGGTTTCATTATCCCATTTAGAATACTTTTATCGACGGCCATTGATTCCCCAAAGTATTCTCCAAGAATATAGAGAGGGGCTGCTCTTAGGAACAGCATGTGAAGCAGGCGAGTTAATTCAGTCCTATATTAAAGGAACAAAAGTTGAAGAATTGATAGATATAGCTTCCTTTTATGACTTTTTAGAGATTCAACCCAGGGCAAATAACGCGTTTTTAATTGAAAATGGTACTATCAAGTCTGAAAATGATCTAGTAGATATGAATAAAACTATTCTCCAATTAGGTAAAAACTTAAATAAGCCGGTGGTGGCTACTGGTGATGTTCATTTTCTAGATAAACATGACGAAGTTTTTAGAAGAATTCTTATGGCTGGACAGGGCTATAAAGATGATAATCAAGCACCTCTATATTTTAGAACAACTCAAGAAATGCTGGATGAGTTTTCCTACCTTGGAGAGCAGGATGCTGAGGCTGTAGTTATAGATAATCCTCATATTATATCTGATATGGTAGAGGAATTGTCCCCCATACCTACAGGGTTTTTTCCGCCAAAGATTGCTGGAGCAGAAGAAGAGATCAGAGATATGACCTGGAGGAGGGCAAAAGAATTATATGGCGATCCATTACCAGGAATCGTTACTGAGCGCATAAATAAGGAATTGGATTCAATAATTTCAAATGGATACTCAGTACTATATTTAATTTCTCATAAGCTTGTAAAAAAATCTAATGACGATGGTTTTTTGGTAGGTTCAAGAGGTTCAGTAGGTTCATCTCTTGTAGCCACATTAACAGGCATTACTGAAGTAAATCCATTAGCTCCTCATTATATTTGTGATTACTGTAAATATAATGAGTTTATTACAGATGGCTCAGTAGGGTGTGGAGCAGACTTGTCAGAAAAAGCCTGCCCAAAATGCAATAACACCCTGAGAACAGATGGACATCAAATCCCCTTTGAAGTGTTTATGGGTTTTAAGGGGGATAAGGTTCCAGACATTGATTTAAATTTTTCAGGGGAGTATCAGCCCAATGCTCATAAATATACTGAGGAGCTTTTCGGTTCTGATAAAGTATTTAGGGCAGGCACCATTGCAACAGTTGCAGAAAAAACTTCCTTTGGTTTTGTAAAAAAATATATTGAGGAAAATGGTGTAAAATGCAGAGCAGCAGAACGGGATAGATTAATAAAAAACTGTACCGGTGTTAAAAGAACTACTGGGCAGCATCCTGGAGGTTTAATGATAGTACCCCATGATAAGGATATACATGCTTTTACGCCTATCCAGAGACCAGCTGATGATACTAAAACCAACACAATAACTACACACTTTGATTATCATTCCATTCATGATTGCCTGGTCAAGCTTGACATATTGGGTCATGATGATCCTACTGTGATTAAACTGTTGGAAGACTTTACAGGGGTTGATGCAAAAAAAATACCGTTAAATGATAAGGAGACCATGGGTATATTTTCCGGAGTAGGGCCATTAAACCTTAGAGATGAAAAATTGTTAAACACCTCAATTGGAACCATAGGTATACCAGAGTTTGGCACCAAATTTGTTAGAGGGATGCTTGAGGAAACCAAGCCAAGCACCTTTGCAGAGCTGGTTCGAATTAGTGGTCTGTCCCATGGAACTGATGTATGGTTAAATAATGCTCAGGAACTTATTAAAAAGAAGATTACTACTTTAAATGAAACTATTGCTTGCAGAGATGATATTATGGTTTATTTAATTGAAAAGGGTCTGCCATCACTTGAGGCTTTTAAAATAATGGAGGATGTACGCAAGGGAAAGGGATTAAAGCAGGAATACAAGGAACTGATGCTCGCAAATAAAGTGCCAGATTGGTACATAGATTCTTGTGAAAAAATAAAATATATGTTTCCCAAGGCACATGCTGTGGCATATGTAACAATGGCATTTAGAATTGCATACTTTAAGGTGAAATATCCTGAAGCCTTTTATGCCGCCTTTTTCTCCGTACGAGGGGATGATTTTGATGCAGAATTAATATGTCAAGGGGAGGATAAGGTGATATCTAAAATGCAGGAGATTGAATCCCTGGGAAACGATGCAACAGCAAAGGAAAAAGGGCAATACAACATACTAGAAGTGGCCCTTGAGATGTATTTAAGAGGGATCAAGCCAAAAATGATTAATTTATGGGATTCTGATTCCTTTAGATTTAAGATAGCAAATGGTCAGCTTTTGTGTCCCTTTATTTCTTTGCAAGGACTTGGAGAAATTGCTGCAAAAAAAATTGTGGAAACCAGGGAAAGTGGAGAAATAACTTCAGTTGAAGACCTGCAGAACAAGGCAAAGTTAACTAAAAATGTTGTTCAAGTATTAAAAGAAAATGGAATTTTAGAAGGATTACCAGAAAAAAACCAATTAACCTTGTTTTAG
- the rimP gene encoding ribosome maturation factor RimP, translating into MSQNVSNKIENLITPIIQGNNFDLVDVQYVKEGKEWYLRVFIDRPEGITLDDCELISKEVGQLLDESDPIKTSYILEVSSPGIERPLKKEKDYLRFLGSKIMVKTFEDINGQKTFIGQLKEFKEGIITLTVNGTDIKISLDKIASANLTVDF; encoded by the coding sequence ATGTCACAAAATGTCTCAAACAAAATTGAAAATTTAATCACGCCTATAATCCAAGGAAATAACTTTGACTTGGTGGATGTCCAGTATGTAAAGGAAGGCAAGGAATGGTATTTGCGAGTATTCATTGACAGGCCAGAGGGAATTACTCTAGATGATTGTGAGTTAATCAGCAAAGAAGTTGGTCAGCTATTAGATGAAAGTGATCCTATTAAAACAAGCTATATATTAGAAGTTAGTTCACCAGGTATTGAAAGGCCGCTAAAGAAAGAAAAGGATTATTTAAGATTTTTGGGTAGTAAAATTATGGTTAAAACATTTGAAGATATAAATGGTCAAAAAACATTTATTGGACAGTTGAAAGAATTTAAGGAAGGCATTATTACTCTTACTGTAAATGGAACGGATATTAAGATTTCATTGGACAAAATAGCCTCCGCAAATTTAACAGTAGACTTTTAA
- the nusA gene encoding transcription termination factor NusA — protein sequence MNIEFIEAIHDIEKEKGVSSDILFEAIEQALLSAYKKNFGSSQNARVHIDRTSGEFIVFSRKEVVEEVTDENAQLSLKAAQKINPIYQIGDIVEFEVTPRNFGRIAAQTAKQVVVQRIREAERGIIYEEYLNKENDIVTGKIQRIETGNIFIDLGKTEAILAPSEQIPSENYVQNERIKAYVLEVKNTPKGPQILLSRTHPGLLKRLFELEVPEIHDGIVEIKSIAREAGSRSKISVHSNDENVDPVGACVGPKGMRVQAIVNELNGEKIDIVRFSNDPMKYVANSLSPAKVVKVEVNEMDKVAKVVVPDYQLSLAIGKEGQNARLAAKLTSWKIDIKSQGLAPKDEEIVAEYLDDDLFNSNS from the coding sequence ATGAATATTGAATTTATAGAAGCCATACATGATATAGAAAAAGAAAAAGGTGTTTCATCAGATATTTTATTTGAAGCAATTGAACAAGCGTTATTATCAGCCTATAAAAAGAACTTTGGTTCATCCCAAAATGCAAGGGTACATATAGACAGAACATCGGGGGAATTTATAGTATTTTCACGCAAAGAAGTAGTTGAGGAAGTAACAGATGAAAATGCCCAACTTTCTTTGAAGGCAGCTCAAAAAATAAACCCAATTTACCAGATAGGTGACATAGTAGAATTTGAAGTTACTCCAAGAAACTTTGGAAGGATTGCAGCCCAGACAGCAAAACAGGTTGTGGTACAAAGAATAAGGGAAGCTGAACGTGGAATAATCTACGAAGAGTATTTAAACAAGGAAAATGATATAGTAACTGGTAAAATTCAAAGGATTGAAACAGGAAATATATTTATTGACCTGGGTAAGACTGAGGCTATCCTTGCTCCATCTGAGCAAATACCTAGTGAAAACTATGTTCAAAATGAAAGAATTAAAGCCTATGTTTTAGAGGTGAAAAACACACCAAAGGGACCCCAGATATTGCTGTCAAGAACCCATCCGGGCCTTCTGAAAAGACTATTTGAGCTTGAGGTTCCTGAAATTCACGATGGTATTGTGGAGATAAAGTCAATTGCAAGAGAAGCTGGTTCAAGATCAAAAATATCAGTTCACTCCAATGATGAAAATGTAGATCCAGTTGGTGCATGTGTTGGTCCCAAGGGTATGAGGGTTCAGGCTATTGTAAATGAACTCAATGGTGAAAAGATAGATATTGTAAGATTTAGTAACGATCCAATGAAATATGTAGCTAACTCCTTAAGTCCGGCAAAGGTTGTTAAAGTAGAGGTAAATGAGATGGATAAGGTGGCAAAGGTTGTAGTCCCAGATTATCAGCTTTCATTGGCCATTGGAAAGGAAGGGCAAAATGCCCGCCTGGCAGCAAAATTAACAAGTTGGAAGATTGATATTAAAAGTCAAGGTCTAGCTCCAAAGGATGAGGAAATAGTTGCGGAATATTTAGATGATGATTTGTTTAACAGTAATTCATAG
- the rnpM gene encoding RNase P modulator RnpM, giving the protein MKKRRIPQRMCIGCRERMEKRNLTRVVRTPVEEIIVDPTGKKAGRGAYLCGKVECLEKAIKTKGLEKALNCTITPEVIENLRKHGFNE; this is encoded by the coding sequence ATGAAAAAGAGGCGAATACCCCAACGTATGTGTATTGGCTGCCGAGAAAGAATGGAAAAGAGAAATTTAACTAGAGTGGTAAGAACACCTGTTGAAGAGATTATTGTGGACCCTACAGGGAAAAAAGCTGGCCGGGGAGCTTACTTGTGTGGTAAAGTTGAGTGCCTGGAAAAAGCCATTAAAACTAAAGGCTTGGAAAAGGCATTGAATTGTACCATAACTCCAGAAGTTATAGAGAATTTAAGGAAACATGGCTTTAATGAATGA